Proteins found in one Larimichthys crocea isolate SSNF chromosome I, L_crocea_2.0, whole genome shotgun sequence genomic segment:
- the ankhd1 gene encoding ankyrin repeat and KH domain-containing protein 1 isoform X1, with protein MQDAVAGTAMLTDGFEDEIDSVTPRSPVAGMGVGATPGGVGLGGIGIGVGGKKVRLYGEPGGPAAERLDFKLAAAAVLSSGPGSGSDEDEVSEVESFILDQEDLDNPIMKTASELLLSSATDGVDLRTVDPETQARLEALLEAAGIGKLSTADGKAFADPEVLRRLTSSVSCALDEAAAALTRMRAENTLNAGQADNLVIFSRSLAEACSDGDVNAVRKLLDEGRSVNEHTEEGESLLCLACSAGYYELAQVLLAMHANVEDRGIKGDITPLMAAASGGYVDIVKLLLVHGADVNAQSSTGNTALTYACAGGFVDVVKVLLKEGANIEDHNENGHTPLMEAASAGHVEVARVLLEYGAGINTHSNEFKESALTLACYKGHLDMVRFLLEAGADQEHKTDEMHTALMEACMSQDGHVEVARLLLDSGAQVNMPADSFESPLTLAACGGHVELAALLIERGANLEEVNDEGYTPLMEAAREGHEEMVALLLAQGANINAQTEETQETALTLACCGGFLEVADFLIKAGADIELGCSTPLMEAAQEGHLELVKYLLAAGANVHATTATGDTALTYACENGHTDVADVLLQAGANLEHESEGGRTPLMKAARAGHLCTVQFLISKGANVNRATANNDHTVVSLACAGGHLAVVELLLAHGADPTHRLKDGSTMLIEAAKGGHTNVVSYLLDYPNNILSVPAPDLSQLTPPSQDASQVPRVPFQALAMVVPPQEPDRAPSNIATPPPVSSKGVSKQRQAALQPGVPSSVGRGPEAEPLPPFHLCQPLECIVEETEGKLNELGQRISAIEKAQLQSLELIQGEPLTKDKIEELKKSREEQVQKKKKILKELQKVERQLQLKTQQQFTKEYMEAKGLKEEQEAGQSQGPGPGPGSTPSAPGPLPTTPGALVHTSSDTDEEANKDGEQEEQPGDEGEEDEEDDDEEEGSEEEGDGEEDDYPKLPQVGTILYRDGPQPPQQPPLPPSPQAQPQPPPPPVPAAFVPIQPLPDYNSADYPGSTSPELQRVLVGQQMLGQQQQGQQLPGLSPGMIPQQAPDGLMVATPAQTLTDTLDDIMAAVSSRVPMMNTTTSPTPLSQPPTQMPANIASPPSVLPLYPSVDIDAHTESNHDTALTLACAGGHEELVSVLIARGANIEHRDKKGFTPLILAATAGHVGVVEVLLDKGGDIEAQSERTKDTPLSLACSGGRQEVVELLLLRGANKEHRNVSDYTPLSLAASGGYVNIIKILLNAGAEINSRTGSKLGISPLMLAAMNGHVPAVKLLLDMGSDINAQIETNRNTALTLACFQGRAEVVSLLLDRKANVEHRAKTGLTPLMEAASGGYAEVGRVLLDKGADVNAPPVPSSRDTALTIAADKGHYKFCELLINRGAHIDVRNKKGNTPLWLAANGGHFDVVQLLVHASADVDAADNRKITPLMAAFRKGHVKVVQYLVKEVNQFPSDIECMRYIATIADKELLKKCHQCMETIVKAKDQQAAEANKNASILLKELDLEKSREESKKQALAAKREKRKEKRKKKKEEQKRKQEEEEGQKTKEDCSEMQEQKEDSADEAEVPIEPPSATTTTTIGISATSTTFTTAFGKKRASVATTPSTNRKNKKNKTKDSSPNEPIILQDPQVALAQHKADKNKIHGEPRGGGGGVTGGNSDSDPLDSTDCASESSSSGGKSQELNYLPDLTSSSSSSSSSSSSSSAPSSGAAQSQILLRGPEKRHCPQLPMDGKVDNKVTVSISKPTQKAPDMIDSSNSLPSPFKTMALPITSPNSKLCLTSPKRGQKREEGWKEVVRRSKKLSVPASVVSRIMGRGGCNITAIQDVTGAHIDVDKQKDKNGERMITIRGGTESTRYAVQLINALIQDPAKELEDLIPRNHIRAPGSKTTSASFPSTTGTTSGSTTGPKALSALVTSTGVSFQPSSSSSSASSQAGGKIGKGLSSNVRQPFPVSLPLAYAHPQLALLAAQTMHQIRHPRLPMAQFGGTFSPAASTWGPFPVRPVSPGSANSSPKHNGGTNGTGGQARPNSTHSEHSSTASSGASVTTTNTTTTIAPNTSTAAGSPHTPNPTPYNPQPSLPTPSSVRKQLFAPDPKPAGVAPVSVAATSSSGSNAVRGTGSPAHHSSTTTTANAPQQPVGPISQPPIQPTKTEPSAVAPPGKDKPSLPVENQPVSVSESINSVGFTAPAMALPPKPEPRQQLPPPPSSVPSSEAPPPLLNPQHSSHLPSAPPPVLSHNVAHPNNTVPHFSAPAPRVSHRMQPPGPYYSLPEQQQQQQQQQTQQQQSVFVPFNAQQEPPKQTQNQTSQPTTLPPQAQAQAPGSLQVSANLGMMNGSQMQHVASAGKPQQLPPNFGAAGLFNFSTIFDNNSQVGNNQVWGGCHLPARSPPEQSYSAPPAYMMENMMPPPPPDSSKAPGYRSASQRMVNSPIALTSYATSISGSPVYLHGHTPVGTPSFSRQHFSPHPWSASTSGESPVPPPSTVSSSALSTSAVAPPPQPKPGSSSQQDRKVPPPIGTERLARIRGGSVNPPLLTTSYTASVGQGGIWSFGVGSASEAMSGWSQPLMSSHMMHPQLQAEQSAFSQHQPMEQDDTGIANPANNYHQPQHLPNSYMDFPKGMPMSMYGGTMLPPHPPMAEGPGGPMYNGLHAGDPAWSPIIKVVPNNADNSDPQQQVWPGTWAPHVGNVHLNHVN; from the exons GTGGAGTCATTCATCCTGGACCAGGAGGACCTTGATAACCCCATCATGAAGACGGCGTCAGAGTTGCTTTTATCCAGCGCCACAGATGGTGTAGATTTGAGGACTGTTGATCCAGAGACACAAGCCCGACTGGAAGCTCTACTGGAAGCCGCAG GCATCGGTAAACTGTCCACTGCCGATGGTAAAGCTTTTGCAGACCCCGAGGTGCTACGGCGACTGACGTCCTCTGTGAGTTGTGCCCTGGACGAAGCTGCTGCAGCCCTGACCCGTATGAGAGCCGAAAACACACTCAACGCCGGCCAAGCCGACAA TCTGGTTATTTTCAGCCGTAGTTTAGCAGAGGCGTGCTCAGACGGGGATGTCAATGCGGTGCGCAAGCTGCTGGACGAGGGACGGAGTGTCAACgaacacacagaggaaggagagagccTGCTGTGCCTCGCCTGCTCAGCCGGCTACTATGAACTCGCACAG GTTTTGTTGGCCATGCATGCCAACGTGGAGGACCGGGGCATCAAAGGAGACATAACGCCACTCATGGCTGCCGCCAGCGGAGGTTATGTGGACATCGTCAAACTGCTTCTCGTCCACGGGGCAGATGTTAATGCACAATCTTCCACAG GCAACACAGCTCTGACGTACGCGTGTGCTGGTGGCTTCGTCGACGTGGTGAAGGTGCTACTGAAAGAGGGTGCTAACATTGAGGACCACAACGAGAACGGACACACACCTCTCATGGAGGCGGCCAGTGCTGGCCACGTGGAAGTGGCCAGGGTACTCTTGGAGTATGGCGCTGGAATCAACACACACTCCAACGAGTTCAAGGAGAGCGCTCTCACACTCGCCTGCTATAaag GTCACTTGGATATGGTGCGTTTTCTGTTGGAGGCTGGAGCAGACCAGGAACACAAGACAGATGAGATGCACACAGCACTGATGGAGGCGTGCATG TCCCAGGACGGCCATGTGGAGGTGGCACGGCTGCTGTTGGACAGCGGCGCGCAGGTCAACATGCCAGCCGATTCCTTCGAGTCGCCCCTTACCCTCGCAGCCTGCGGAGGACACGTGGAGCTGGCAGCCTTGCTCATAGAGAGAGGAGCCAACCTGGAAGAG GTCAATGATGAGGGCTACACCCCTCTGATGGAGGCAGCTAGAGAAGGCCATGAGGAGATGGTAGCACTGCTGCTGGCTCAAG GTGCTAACATCAACGCCCAGACAGAGGAGACCCAGGAGACGGCATTAACTCTAGCATGCTGCGGAGGCTTCTTGGAAGTGGCCGACTTCCTCATCAAGGCGGGCGCTGACATTGAGCTGGGCTGCTCCACACCTCTAATGGAGGCTGCACAGGAAGGCCATCTGGAGTTGGTGAAATACCTACTGGCTGCAG GGGCAAACGTGCATGCCACCACAGCAACGGGCGACACAGCGTTGACGTATGCGTGTGAGAACGGGCACACTGATGTGGCTGatgtgctgctgcaggctggAGCCAACTTG GAACACGAGTCTGAAGGAGGGCGGACGCCCTTGATGAAGGCAGCAAGAGCAGGACACCTCTGTACAGTGCAGTTCCTAATCAGCAAAG GTGCTAATGTGAACAGAGCTACTGCCAACAATGATCACACAGTGGTGTCTCTGGCCTGTGCTGGAGGACATCTGGCtgtggtggagctgctgctggcacATGGGGCGGATCCCACACACAGACTCAAa GATGGTTCAACCATGTTGATAGAAGCTGCTAAGGGTGGCCACACCAATGTGGTTTCCTACCTGTTGGACTACCCCAACAACATCCTGTCTGTCCCAGCCCCCGACCTCTCCCAGCTCACTCCCCCCTCGCAAGATGCCTCTCAG GTTCCACGTGTCCCATTCCAAGCTCTCGCCATGGTAGTGCCCCCTCAGGAGCCCGACCGAGCCCCGTCAAACATCGCCACCCCCCCACCCGTCTCCAGCAAAG GCGTGTCGAAACAGAGACAGGCAGCCCTTCAGCCCGGTGTCCCCAGCTCAGTTGGCCGGGGTCCTGAAGCAGAGCCCCTGCCGCCCTTCCACTTGTGCCAGCCACTAGAGTGCATTGTGGAGGAGACGGAGGGAAAACTGAACGAGCTGGGTCAAAGAATCAGTGCTATTGAGAAGGCCCAGCTTCAGTCCCTAGAGCTCATTCAGGGGGAGCCGCTCACCAAAGACAAAATTGAGGAGctgaagaaaagcagagaggagcag gtacagaagaaaaagaaaatcttgaaGGAGTTGCAGAAGGTGGAGCgccagctgcagctgaaaacacagcaacagttCACCAAAGAGTACATGGAGGCGAAGGGTTtaaaggaggagcaggaggccgGACAAAGCCAGGGCCCCGGCCCGGGGCCCGGAAGTACGCCGTCTGCTCCAGGGCCCCTTCCCACGACACCTGGTGCCCTAGTACACACCAGCTCTGACACAGATGAAGAGGCCAACAAAGATGGGGAGCAAGAGGAGCAGCCAGGGGACGAAGGGGAAGAG GACGAGGAAGACGACGACGAAGAGGAAGGTTCGGAggaagagggagatggagaagagGACGACTACCCGAAGCTTCCTCAGGTGGGCACAATCCTCTACAGGGATGGGCCACAGCCTCCACAGCAGCCTCCTCTGCCCCCTTCGCCACAGGCTCAGCcccagcctcctcctccgcctgtTCCAGCTGCGTTCGTCCCTATCCAACCCCTGCCAGACTACAACTCTGCAGATTACCCGGGAAGCACCAGTCCAGAGCTGCAGAGGGTATTAGTGGGGCAACAGATGCTGGGGCAACAGCAGCAGGGTCAACAGTTGCCTGGGTTAAGCCCGGGAATGATACCTCAGCAGGCCCCAGATGGGCTCATGGTAGCTACACCTGCACAGACGCTCACAGACACGCTGGATGACATCATGGCGG CTGTGAGCAGCCGTGTGCCCATGATGAACACTACAACCTCACCCACACCCCTGTCCCAGCCACCCACACAGATGCCCGCAAACATCGCCTCGCCCCCTTCAGTCCTGCCCCTCTACCCCTCTGTTGACATAGATGCACAT ACGGAGAGCAACCATGACACAGCGCTGACACTGGCGTGTGCAGGAGGGCATGAGGAGCTAGTGTCTGTCCTAATTGCACGGGGAGCCAACATTGAGCACCGGGACAAAAAAG GTTTTACTCCTCTGATCCTGGCTGCCACTGCTGGTCACGTAGGAGTGGTGGAGGTACTCCTGGACAAAGGGGGTGACATTGAGGCTCAGTCAGAGAGAACCAAAGACACGCCCCTCTCCCTGGCCTGCTCTGGGGGACGCCAGGAG GTggttgagctgctgctgcttcggGGAGCCAATAAGGAACACCGCAACGTTTCCGACTACACGCCTCTTAGTCTGGCTGCTTCTGGGGGTTACGTCAACATCATCAAGATACTCCTCAACGCCGGAGCTGAGATCAACTCCAG GACTGGCAGCAAGCTGGGAATCTCTCCTCTGATGCTGGCAGCTATGAACGGTCATGTCCCGGCAGTGAAGCTGTTGCTGGATATGGGCTCGGACATCAACGCCCAGATTGAGaccaacagaaacacagctcTAACCCTAGCCTGCTTCCAGGGGCGCGCTGAGGTCGTCAGTCTGCTGCTAGATCGCAAGGCCAACGTTGAGCATCGTGCTAAG ACTGGCCTTACTCCTCTGATGGAAGCAGCCTCAGGAGGATATGCAGAGGTGGGCCGAGTGCTGCTGGACAAAGGCGCTGATGTCAACGCTCCGCCTGTTCCCTCATCGAGAGACACTGCCCTCACCATTGCTGCAGACAAAGGCCACTACAAGTTTTGTGAGCTGCTTATCAACAG GGGTGCCCATATCGATGTACGAAACAAGAAAGGGAACACTCCTCTCTGGCTGGCAGCAAACGGCGGTCATTTTGACGTGGTCCAGCTCTTGGTGCACGCCAGCGCTGATGTGGATGCAGCTGACAACCGCAAGATTACCCCACTCATGGCTGCATTTCGCAAG GGTCATGTGAAGGTGGTGCAGTATCTTGTGAAGGAGGTCAACCAGTTCCCATCAGATATCGAGTGCATGAGATATATCGCCACCATCGCTGACAAG GAGCTGTTGAAGAAGTGCCACCAATGCATGGAGACCATTGTCAAAGCCAAAGACCAGCAGGCAGCCGAGGCCAACAAGAATGCTAGCATTCTCCTTAAGGAGCTAGACTTGGAGAAG TCCCGAGAGGAGAGCAAGAAGCAGGCCCTGGCTGCTAAGCGTGAGAAGCGTAAGGAGAaacgaaagaagaagaaggaggagcagaagaggaagcaggaggaagaggaggggcaGAAAACTAAGGAGGATTGCTCTGAGATgcaggagcagaaggaggatTCAGCCGATG AAGCAGAGGTCCCTATTGAGCCTCCAAGTgcaactaccaccaccaccattggTATTTCTGCCACCTCCACCACTTTCACTACAGCCTTTGGTAAGAAGAGAGCGAGTGTGGCCACTACCCCGAGCACTAATCGcaagaacaaaaagaacaagaccAAGGACTCTTCGCCCAACGAACCCATCATATTACAGGATCCGCAG GTTGCACTAGCACAGCACAAGGCTGACAAGAACAAGATCCACGGTGAGCCACGGGGCGGGGGCGGGGGAGTGACTGGCGGCAACAGCGATTCCGACCCCTTGGATAGCACCGACTGTGCcagtgaaagcagcagcagcgggggCAAGAGTCAGGAGCTCAACTACCTCCCTgacctcacctcctcctcctcctcctcctcttcctcctcctcctcttcctcagccCCCTCTTCAGGAGCGGCTCAGTCTCAGATCCTCCTGCGCGGCCCAGAGAAGAGACACTGTCCTCAGCTGCCGATGGACGGCAAAGTGGACAACAAGGTCACGGTCTCCATCTCAAAACCAACGCAAAA AGCTCCGGACATGATCGACTCCTCCAATTCCTTGCCCTCTCCATTCAAGACCATGGCCCTTCCCATCACCTCACCCAACAGTAAACTCTGTCTCACAAGCCCCAAGAGAGGccagaagagagaagaaggttGGAAGGAGGTGGTCAGAAG ATCAAAGAAGCTGTCTGTGCCAGCCTCTGTCGTATCTCGGATCATGGGCCGAGGAGGCTGCAACATCACAGCCATCCAGGACGTGACAGGAGCTCACATCGACGTCGACAAACAGAAGGACAAGAACGGGGAGAGGATGATCACCATAAG AGGAGGCACGGAGTCTACACGGTATGCAGTCCAGCTGATCAATGCTCTAATCCAAGATCCAGCCAAAGAGCTTGAAGATCTGATCCCCCGGAATCACATCAGAGCCCCAGGCTCTAAAACAACCTCAGCTTCCTTCCCCAGTACCACAGGGACCACCAGTGGTTCAACCACCGGGCCTAAGGCCCTCAGCGCGTTGGTGACCTCCACAGGCGTCTCGTTCCAGCCCTCTTCATCCTCGTCTTCAGCCTCCTCTCAGGCCGGGGGAAAGATTGGGAAGGGGCTGTCATCAAACGTCAGACAGCCTTTCCCCGTGTCTCTGCCCTTGGCGTATGCCCACCCTCAGTTGGCTTTACTGGCTGCTCAGACCATGCACCAGATCAGACACCCTCGTCTACCCATGGCGCAGTTTGGTGGCACCTTCTCTCCCGCCGCGAGCACCTGGGGACCTTTCCCTGTGCGTCCCGTGAGTCCTGGCAGTGCTAACAGCTCCCCCAAACACAATGGAGGAACCAACGGCACGGGAGGCCAGGCCAGACCCAACTCGACCCATAGTGagcacagcagcacagccaGCTCAGGAGCCTCAGTCAcgaccaccaacaccaccaccaccatcgcTCCTAACACGTCTACAGCCGCAGGCTCGCCTCATACCCCGAACCCCACCCCATACAATCCCCAGCCGAGCCTCCCCACTCCTTCCTCTGTCAGAAAACAGCTCTTCGCGCCTGACCCCAAGCCTGCTGGTGTCGCCCCTGTGTCTGTGGCTGCAACTTCTTCTAGTGGCAGCAATGCAGTGCGAGGCACGGGTTCTCCTGCACATCACAGTTCCACTACAACTACGGCGAACGCCCCTCAGCAACCAGTCGGACCCATTTCGCAGCCCCCCATCCAGCCAACTAAAACAGAGCCCAGCGCTGTTGCCCCTCCTGGAAAAGACAAGCCCTCTCTACCTGTAGAGAACCAGCCTGTTTCTGTCAGCGAGAGCATCAACTCTGTGGGTTTCACTGCCCCTGCCATGGCTTTACCTCCCAAGCCAGAGCCTCGACAGCAGTtacctccccctccctcctctgtacCATCCTCAGAGGCTCCACCACCCCTCCTCAACCCACAGCACAGTTCCCATCTCCCCTCAgcacctcctcctgtcctctcacACAATGTTGCACATCCCAACAACACTGTACCCCACTTCTCAGCCCCTGCCCCCAGAGTCTCCCATCGTATGCAGCCACCAGGGCCTTACTACTCCCttcctgagcagcagcagcagcaacaacagcagcagacgCAACAGCAGCAATCTGTGTTTGTGCCCTTCAACGCTCAGCAAGAACCCCCGAAACAGACCCAAAACCAGACGTCCCAGCCCACAACTTTGCCTCCACAAGCCCAAGCTCAAGCTCCAGGCTCCCTTCAGGTCTCTGCTAACCTTGGGATGATGAACGGTTCCCAGATGCAGCATGTGGCCAGCGCAGGCAAGCCTCAGCAGTTACCCCCCAACTTTGGCGCTGCAGGTCTCTTCAACTTCAGCACCATCTTTGATAACAATAGCCAG GTTGGAAACAATCAGGTGTGGGGTGGATGCCATCTGCCAGCTCGATCACCTCCAGAGCAGTCGTACTCGGCCCCACCAGCCTACATGATGGAGAACATGAtgcccccgcctcctccagaCAGCTCCAAAGCGCCTGGCTACCGCTCTGCCTCACAGAGGATGGTCAACAGTCCCATCG CGTTGACCAGCTATGCCACCAGTATCTCTGGCAGCCCGGTGTATCTGCACGGTCATACACCGGTTGGCACACCCTCGTTCAGCAGACAGCACTTTTCTCCTCACCCTTGGAGTGCATCCACATCAG GTGAATCTCctgtccctcctccctccacgGTGTCATCCTCAGCTCTCTCCACCTCAGCTGTGgcccctcctcctcagcctaAGCCTGGCAGCTCATCGCAGCAGGACCGGAAGGTTCCCCCACCCATCGGCACAGAGCGGCTGGCCAGGATCAGGGGGGGTTCTGTTAACCCACCTCTCCTCACCACCAGCTACACGGCATCTGTTGGACAGGGAGGCATTTGGTCATTTGGGGTCGGCAGTGCTTCAG AGGCCATGTCTGGTTGGTCCCAGCCCCTAATGAGCAGCCACATGATGCACCCTCAGCTGCAGGCAGAGCAGTCGGCCTTCTCTCAGCACCAGCCCATGGAGCAGGATGACACAGGCATCGCAAACCCTGCCAACAACTACCACCAGCCGCAGCATTTGCCCAACAGTTACATGGACTTCCCAAAG GGGATGCCTATGTCAATGTATGGAGGAACCATGCTGCCCCCTCATCCTCCCATGGCAGAGGGGCCAGGGGGACCGATGTACAATGGTTTGCACGCTGGTGATCCTGCATGGAGCCCCATTATCAAAGTGGTCCCAAATAATGCAGATAACTCTGACCCACAGCAGCAG GTGTGGCCTGGTACCTGGGCACCTCATGTGGGCAATGTGCACCTGAACCATGTCAACTAG